The genomic window GCAGATAGACCTATAGCAGATTCAAAATCCATTTGAAACATAGAAAACACCAAGGCTCCAATAATAAAAGATAGCATGTATAGGATAAAAAATCCTAATACGTTAAATACAATATCTTTTGAAATGGACTTTGTATTGTAGCGAACCGGTAAAATAGCGTTGGGATGCAATGAACGCTTAAATTCTAAAAATCCGTTTTTTATTAAGATTAAATGTCTTACCACCTTAACACCACCAGAAGTACTACCTGCAGAACCACCTAAAAACATCAATCCAAAGAAAAACACCGTTAAAAATGGAGTCCACATGGTATAATCTGCAGAAACAAATCCTGTTGTGGTTATTACAGTTAACACCTGAAATAAGGCATGCCTGAACGCGCTTTCTCCTTCACCTAAAACCATTGGATGCGCTATTGTAGATTGCGACACATCTGCCTTAAAATAAATTAAAAGCGCAGCTATGATAGTAAAGATGGCTATAAACTTAAAGTAAAGTTTAAACTCTTCATCTTTTACAATATTAGAGACTTTCCCTTTAAACAAGTAATAACTCAACACAAAGTTAGTCCCTGCCAAAAACATAAAGAAAATAATAATATATTGAATTGCCGGATTATCATTCCAATACGCCACACTGGCATTTTTGGTTGAGAAACCTCCTGTAGAAAGCGTACTTAAAGCATGATTAATGGCATCAAAAAACGACATTCCTGCTACTTGTAATAAGATGGTTTCTGCCACAGTATAACCAAAATATATTAGCCATAGACGCTTTGCAGTATCTGTAATCCTTGGATGCAATTTATCTCCGCCAGGACCTGGTGCTTCAGCAGCAAAAAGCTGCATACCTCCTACTCCTAACAACGGAAGAATTGCAATGGCTAGTACAATAATTCCCATACCACCAATCCAATGTGTCATACTTCGCCAAAACAATACACCTTCTGGAAGCACTTCGATATCGTTAAGAATACTAGCACCTGTTGTGGTATAACCAGATATGGTTTCAAAAAAAGCTTCAGTAAAAGTTGGCATGGCTCCTGTTGCCATGTAGGGCAAAGTTCCTGTAAGCGACATTACTATCCAACCAAAAGCAACAACAATGTAACCTTCGCGCTTATTCATCTCCTTACTATGGTTTTTGGTGCCATACATAGCAGCAGCTCCAATGAGCAAAGTAGATAAACTTGCTAAAAATAGATTTAAGGTGACACCATCTTTGTAAATAAGACTAATTAATGCCGCCAACATCATAAAACCACCATTGAAAAGCAATAACAGTCCAAAAAAATGGAAAATGATTTTATAGTTTAGTCGGATTCTAGACATAATTCAGCTTAAGAGAAAAAGGTTTCTACTTCAGAGATTGAACGCGGTAAACAACACACTACGACTCTATCACCAGCTTCAATTTTAAAGCTTCCTAGCGGAATCATACCTTCACCATCTCTAATGACACCACCAAATATAGCAGACCTTGGGAAATTTAAGTCTTTAATAACTTTATTTGTGATTTTAGAGTTAGGCTTTACCATAAATTCTAACAACTCAGCATTCATGTTAGTAAGCTTGGTCATAGCTACAACCTCACCTTTTCTTATGTATCTAAATATGTTATTTGCTGCTAACAGTTTTTTGTTGATTAGCGTATCGATACCAATAGACTGTGAGAGCTGGTAATAATCCATATTTTCGACTAAGGCAATTGTTTTTCTTACACCTTTAGATTTTGCCAAAAGACAAGACATAATGTTGGTTTCAGAATTGCCAGTTACAGATATAAAAGCATCCATATCTATAATATTTTCTTCATCTAAAATATCAACATTTCTACCGTCACCACAAATAATAAGTGCATTAGGAAGCCTATCTGCCAAATCTTCGGCCATAGCTTGTCTACTCTCTACAAGCTTTACATTAAATTTACTCTTACAAAGATCTCTGGCTGTTTTAAATCCTATTTTACTTCCACCAAGAATCATTACATTCTTAATTTCAGATTTTACTTTACCCGAAAGTTCAAACAATTCGGCATCACCTCCTTCAGAAGTCATAAACACCACCTTATCACCTTCCTTAAATTGTGTGTCACCACGAGGAATAATAGTATATTGGGTTCCGTAGCGCTGAATAGCAATTGGAATAAAATGCAACTCAGAATAAAGTTCTGCAGCTTCTTTTACAGTTTTTCCGACAAATTTTGCTGTTCTCGAAAGTCTTAAGCCTAGCATGGTTAAGGCACCTCCTTCAAACTCATAGGTGTCGTTAAAGCCATACTGGTTTAATAACAACTCAATCTCTGATGCCGCTAAAGATTCTGGTGAAATTAATTCGTCTATACCGAACTGAGAAAAACCGATAGTCTCTTTTTCTTCAATAAACTCTGTATTAGATATTCTGGCTATGGTACGTTGTGCTCCTAACTGCTTAGCCAACACACATGCTGTGATATTTGTAGTCTCGGAAGATGTCACAGCGATAAATAATTCTACCGACTCTATGCGTGCTTCCCTAAGGATTGCAATTGACGTGGCATCACCTTTAATCGTTTTTATATCTAGATGTTCACCTGCGTAGGTTAAACTCTCTTTTCTTGTGTCAATAAGGGTTATCTCTTGCGACTCGTAGGATAATAATTTAGCCAAATGAAATCCTACCTCTCCAGCACCTGCGATAATTATTTTCATGTGTTTACTCTTATTGTTTTTTAATGGTCACATGGAACCTTTGATGTTAAAAAATAATAGACCTATTGTAGATTGTCAATTATTTTTAACATGTAGGTTTCATCTATGTCTTATTCAAAATAAACATACAAATATAGTAAGAAGTAATAAGTTAACGTGTTTCAAAGGTTTAAAGTTCTATTATGCTTTGTGTATTTAAAAATTTAATTCTATTTCTCTAATCACTTTAGGAATACATAAAATTTTTCATTTGTTTTTTGTGAATTTTGAAACGAAAAAATTCATGTATTTTTGCCAAAAAAATTTTAATGGCCGAAAAAGTTAAACCCTACAAAGACAGTGATGCTTCTAAAAAAGAGCAGGTCACCGAAATGTTTGATACCATTTCTAAAGAATACGATGGACTTAACCGTGTTATTTCTTTTGGCATTGATGTAAAATGGCGAAATAAAGTCGTTAAAATTGTCAGCAAAAAACAGCCTGAAAACATTTTAGATATTGCAACAGGTACAGGCGACTTGGCCATTAACCTCGCCTCTACCAATGCCAAAGAAATTATTGGTTTAGACATTAGTAATGGCATGCTAGAGGTTGGCAGAAAAAAAATAGCTTCAAAAAAATTAGAGAGTATAATCTCTATGGTTATTGGTGATTCTGAAAATTTACCTTTTGAGGACAATACCTTTGATGCTATAACAGTGGCTTTTGGTGTTAGAAATTTTGAAAACCTAGAAAAAGGACTATCAGAAATATTAAGGGTATTAAAGCCCAACGGAATTTTTGTTATTTTAGAAACGTCGGTACCAACCAACCCAATTTACAAGTTTGGATACAAGATTTACTCAAAATTTATTTTACCAACCATAGGAAAATTATTTTCAAAAGATAAAATAGCTTACAATTACCTAAGCGAATCGGCTTCTGTTTTTCCATATGGTGAGGTATTAAACAATATTTTGAGAAAAATTGGGTTTATTAATGTCGAGGATAAGCCACAAACAATGGGTGTGGCCACTATTTACACAGCATCTAAAGCATAATTATGAAGGCAATAAGCAATTAGCATACAATGAAAATCGCCTAATTGTATTATAAATTAATAAACTTGTGTTGCTTGAAAATTTTAATATAAATGAAAAAGATCTTAGTTTTCTTAACCTTTTTAATAGCGTTTCAAACTACAACTGCGCAATTATTTACCAAAGAAAAGGTCGCTAATAACATTGACAATTTAGACCAAAAATTTCTGTCTTGGGGTTATTTTCTAGGTTTCAATCAATATGATTTTAAGTTTGATTACGAAGAAAACCTTGATGATATCTTAGTTGACAAAACGTTTGGATTTCACCTAGGGCTCATTGGAGACATGCGTATTAATGACTACATGAATCTTAGGCTAGAGCCTGGTGTGTTTTTTACAACCAGAAATTTAATGTACAACCAAAGCTATTTTGCCGGAACAGATTATAACGACTCTGATTTATTGCGAGAAGTAAAATCTACCTATATACACATTCCGTTATTGTTAAAGGTATCTACCAAACGAATTAATAATTTTAAACCATTTATTATTGGTGGTTTTTCAACAGCTTTAAACCTTTCTAGCAATCAAGATAATCCAGATGATAATAGTGCTGGTGAATTTAGAATGAAGAAAAACACCTACTTCTACGAAATTGGTTTTGGTATCGATTTGTACCTATTGTATTTTAAATTTACGCCTTCAATACGTGGTATTTTTGCAATTAATGACGAAATTGTAAGAGATGCTGATCCCAACAGTCCATGGACTGGTAATGTTGCTAAAATGCAAACCAGAGGCATTTTTATCAACTTTACATTTCAATAGTTCGTCTTTTAAATTCGCTCAATACAATAGCTGTTGCGTTGGCGACATTTAGGCTTTCTGTATCCTTACTATTTCCAAATTGAGGGATTGTTAATTTTCTATCTATAATAGATGTTATTTTTTCTGAAATACCATTGGCTTCGTTACCCAAAACAATAACACCATCGTTTGGCAAATTGGAGCTATAAATGTTTTCTCCATTCATGTAAGTTCCAAAAACCTGAGTGTTACTGTTAAACATAAACTCTGCCAGATCAAGGTATGTAATATTAACTCGGGTTAAAGAGCCCATGGTCGCTTGTACCACTTTAGAATTGTAGCAATCTACGGTATTAAGACTGCAAACCAAATCTTTTACACCATACCAATCGCAAAGTCTTATAATGGTTCCTAAATTTCCTGGATCTCTTACATCGTCTAAGGCT from Winogradskyella sp. MH6 includes these protein-coding regions:
- a CDS encoding TrkH family potassium uptake protein, producing MSRIRLNYKIIFHFFGLLLLFNGGFMMLAALISLIYKDGVTLNLFLASLSTLLIGAAAMYGTKNHSKEMNKREGYIVVAFGWIVMSLTGTLPYMATGAMPTFTEAFFETISGYTTTGASILNDIEVLPEGVLFWRSMTHWIGGMGIIVLAIAILPLLGVGGMQLFAAEAPGPGGDKLHPRITDTAKRLWLIYFGYTVAETILLQVAGMSFFDAINHALSTLSTGGFSTKNASVAYWNDNPAIQYIIIFFMFLAGTNFVLSYYLFKGKVSNIVKDEEFKLYFKFIAIFTIIAALLIYFKADVSQSTIAHPMVLGEGESAFRHALFQVLTVITTTGFVSADYTMWTPFLTVFFFGLMFLGGSAGSTSGGVKVVRHLILIKNGFLEFKRSLHPNAILPVRYNTKSISKDIVFNVLGFFILYMLSFIIGALVFSMFQMDFESAIGLSASSLGNVGPALGEFGPVNNYAALPPLGKWWASFLMLIGRLELFTVLIIMTPFFWRNR
- the trkA gene encoding Trk system potassium transporter TrkA — translated: MKIIIAGAGEVGFHLAKLLSYESQEITLIDTRKESLTYAGEHLDIKTIKGDATSIAILREARIESVELFIAVTSSETTNITACVLAKQLGAQRTIARISNTEFIEEKETIGFSQFGIDELISPESLAASEIELLLNQYGFNDTYEFEGGALTMLGLRLSRTAKFVGKTVKEAAELYSELHFIPIAIQRYGTQYTIIPRGDTQFKEGDKVVFMTSEGGDAELFELSGKVKSEIKNVMILGGSKIGFKTARDLCKSKFNVKLVESRQAMAEDLADRLPNALIICGDGRNVDILDEENIIDMDAFISVTGNSETNIMSCLLAKSKGVRKTIALVENMDYYQLSQSIGIDTLINKKLLAANNIFRYIRKGEVVAMTKLTNMNAELLEFMVKPNSKITNKVIKDLNFPRSAIFGGVIRDGEGMIPLGSFKIEAGDRVVVCCLPRSISEVETFFS
- the ubiE gene encoding bifunctional demethylmenaquinone methyltransferase/2-methoxy-6-polyprenyl-1,4-benzoquinol methylase UbiE, encoding MAEKVKPYKDSDASKKEQVTEMFDTISKEYDGLNRVISFGIDVKWRNKVVKIVSKKQPENILDIATGTGDLAINLASTNAKEIIGLDISNGMLEVGRKKIASKKLESIISMVIGDSENLPFEDNTFDAITVAFGVRNFENLEKGLSEILRVLKPNGIFVILETSVPTNPIYKFGYKIYSKFILPTIGKLFSKDKIAYNYLSESASVFPYGEVLNNILRKIGFINVEDKPQTMGVATIYTASKA
- the porT gene encoding type IX secretion/gliding motility protein PorT/SprT, with product MKKILVFLTFLIAFQTTTAQLFTKEKVANNIDNLDQKFLSWGYFLGFNQYDFKFDYEENLDDILVDKTFGFHLGLIGDMRINDYMNLRLEPGVFFTTRNLMYNQSYFAGTDYNDSDLLREVKSTYIHIPLLLKVSTKRINNFKPFIIGGFSTALNLSSNQDNPDDNSAGEFRMKKNTYFYEIGFGIDLYLLYFKFTPSIRGIFAINDEIVRDADPNSPWTGNVAKMQTRGIFINFTFQ
- a CDS encoding TrmH family RNA methyltransferase translates to MVTKQEIKLIKSLNQKKYRQQLGLFIVEGIKGIEEFLNSDFKLHRLYTTKQIFEASKNETTEISENELKKITSLKNPNTALAIFEIPKPVKVDNRGLIVALDDVRDPGNLGTIIRLCDWYGVKDLVCSLNTVDCYNSKVVQATMGSLTRVNITYLDLAEFMFNSNTQVFGTYMNGENIYSSNLPNDGVIVLGNEANGISEKITSIIDRKLTIPQFGNSKDTESLNVANATAIVLSEFKRRTIEM